A single genomic interval of Osmerus eperlanus chromosome 14, fOsmEpe2.1, whole genome shotgun sequence harbors:
- the sec16a gene encoding protein transport protein Sec16A isoform X3, whose protein sequence is MQPPPRTGLPGASGHPPPGAGPNAFRRNRPHKHTAGATVAAAMMGPPPAAQPMTDPFAFGRQAPPPMAVGGHPVPPNSNHPPMQAPPPGMFSQAGAGPGMPSQPLEGGAQALPPPSSTPGVSLFTPHSTMSPVPFPGQLPYHPPPGPEQGYFNSRDPTPSVTPGPPPLAPAPLPGQAPYIQGYHQGNPSPQPMPFQPVPPSSNQWVPDQVNRPPSVQNYFQPTSDPPPQPFSNPPQTQMPPHTHSPHHAPPTPPHPQSYPHPNPQAQPPPQHPDRSSSSQWPDPAGPANPLQQHNSHFQAQSYFSQNSGPQDFWFNQPPPESAYHQMGAGAGPGSGLGLTRPDSAGSHHGAPPGPALHTQDSGTISMFFKGNDVENEETLAGEGQAVNGIQGLPGGHQQQQHPPPHPAPGPEVPLGYRGPPPHADPSVPYMNDGNYAAPMNPHAHQPTEAQFDHVENLECVPNQEVLPSEPLSIPAAQGGDRPNLETPDSVARPMRSASVSSSYSNVSHGSGTGPGPRRHQGMVGTFIQQESPRPSDDALSSAAAGGYFEQIDTSPAGDLAGSHHQSPQERMYHSQTPTPSPPKPTGIFQASANSSFEPVRSHSVGVRPAEVDRARMVAEKGTDAVPGNLEQPPDNLENVYGAGAVLGPGPGPGAGPGAGLPLLTHPLGLPHSRPSSRAHVAQRPCESPATTLWAQHDPASLGANILLAPAAPPVLTPLREPSSEVIQPPEDGPLDLQPPQRASENMENPPKVSEGLLPEAPAHMGYASLLVEDSLHQPILIAPPAFNYSVIAPQATNLSSPRETTPPVRPPSQPPVANPPPIGPLPLTSNPNPLFALPPMSFGSAPIGQNPLNLAKDSRDGVKQENTPPLPQYRPPLSRGQSVSGDSHASLPVNSHAPPPATTVAASTNHNQPSNFELLDFSMHQSQIPNQATGPPPTPQGPPLASNAPGFYLQVTKDAQQGVRSERSAPPALAPEPVPSPAAPSIQQPVQEPLKVPEPQPAPQGQGDAALALTPGAPPPLQRQHPPPAQGPPVGNGPPTTAAYPPGPPGQVPPVIPQQQPGPPQPGTQPAPTDPPRPPSSLGSQHGYGPLPPVPGQVYGGYYGGTYPEYPDGRAPYPPGQYPPPPVDPRAQQYYPDDPYRRADPRYPRYEGPNPAYRDPGYQYREPQVERPSSRTSQYSDRPSSRQGYPEDYQRANRSAYEDYYAEYYKKQYEYGDRSRWEGYNAAGAYDPRYHGYYDQSYWYNYDPEAYRARDPYYQQTQPQLQPQPPLQPQQQLQPQPPLQPPQQPPYPARREGYDDPWRYYPGYDSSFDDDYRRQRDAYGEEFDRRSLHSEQSAHSVHSSHSHHSRRSSFSSRSQQSQVYRSQPDLVAAAYDATSSTLAVDYSYAQYPDQADATQNYGQYPYPGDYAADGTWTATEQPPPRPVTPEKYSVPHRCARFGPGGQLIQVLPNLPSAGQPALVEIHNMETMLQDTPDQAELRTFPGPLVREETHKVDVIKFAHNKAMECSRSNDLVDKDSACLLWDFIVLLCRQNGTVVGTDIADLLLKEHRSVWLPGKSPNEANLIDFNNEPLARAEEEPGAGPLSLLSDTFMTVPENIGKETERFRELLLFGRKKDALEAAMKVGLWGHALLLASKMDNRTHARVMTRFANSLPINDPLQTVYQLMSGRMPASATCCGDEKWGDWRPHLAMVLSNLTHTLDLDTRTITTMGDTLASKGLFDAAHFCYLMAQVGLGVFTKKSTKMVLVGSNHSLSFYQFATNEAIQRTESYEYAQSLGSQPVSLPNFQVFKLVYACRLAEAGLCAQAFHYCEVISRSVLMQPSYHSLVFISQLIQMSERLRFFDPQLKERPEQELFNEPDWLIHLRQLDGQIRTGVIAYNADRATPQPYDCSTPSSELDQASPSEPYAPPLEMDGPAPNNPLMSSLLPGPPPQAPPNILQDGMISQPQSSGEGIQLYPAAPSLPGPTGPIPIPGYPPQAHGFAAPYQHQPSPQQHLPPQQHLPPQQHLPPQQHLPPQQHLPPQQHLPPQQHLPPQQHMLPDQPEMYPGQQMGPPQMGQPPPTQMQHPPPQQQPQIPPPHMYPGELSMPPPQDLQQPCPMPASPVRNNFTPQMDFYDQMAHMGPGRRSRTTSQSSMHMGPPGRRSRTVSESSTHSGGRERSNSAVKQSSPPPPSIPEQPRKVEPKKPKKDSPKKGGGGGGGGGWLNWLYRKGKNEAHLPDDKNKSIVWDEDKQKWVNNEEPEEESKPPPPPPSGFPKMAPMAGPPGGPGALPGGGPPVNMFSRRAGTKSRYVDVMNPGGRSGPKPGGSIPAPADLFAPLAPMPMPANLFVPGAASEEQQPMEGSVPEMGSSQEQGAPNPSAVPQMFNPTLLPPGPEGPPMLEGTRSGELSRSSSMSSLSREVSQHLNQAPPAQGAPPSGGVTFYNPAQFAQASAPSGAGRQRLGRLGGQREYPTLK, encoded by the exons ATGCAACCCCCACCTCGGACAGGCCTCCCCGGGGCCTCTGGCCACCCTCCCCCAGGGGCCGGCCCCAATGCCTTTAGGAGAAACCGGCCCCACAAGCATACAGCAGGAGCCACAGTAGCAGCCGCCATGATGGGCCCCCCACCCGCTGCTCAGCCAATGACAGACCCCTTTGCTTTCGGCAGACAAGCCCCTCCACCAATGGCTGTGGGAGGCCACCCCGTGCCTCCCAATAGCAATCACCCGCCTATGcaagctcctccccctgggaTGTTCTCCCAGGCTGGTGCAGGACCAGGGATGCCATCTCAacctctggaggggggggcccAGGCCCTGCCTCCGCCCTCTTCCACCCCAGGTGTGAGTCTCTTCACTCCCCACAGTACAATGTCCCCTGTCCCTTTCCCAGGACAGCTCCCATACCATCCACCTCCTGGGCCGGAGCAGGGCTATTTCAATTCTAGGGATCCAACGCCCTCTGTGACCCCCGGACCTCCTCCCTTAGCCCCGGCCCCCCTGCCCGGCCAGGCACCCTACATCCAGGGCTACCACCAAGGCAACCCTTCCCCTCAACCAATGCCCTTCCAGCCTGTGCCTCCCTCCTCAAACCAATGGGTTCCTGACCAGGTAAACCGCCCCCCCTCCGTTCAGAACTATTTCCAGCCCACTAGTGACCCTCCACCTCAGCCGTTCAGTAACCCTCCCCAGACTCAgatgcctccacacacacactcgccccaCCACGCTCCtcctacacccccccacccccagtcctacccccaccccaacccccaagCTCAGCCTCCTCCGCAGCACCCAGACAGGTCCTCCAGCTCCCAGTGGCCTGACCCAGCCGGGCCTGCTAACCCTCTCCAGCAACACAACTCCCATTTTCAGGCTCAGAGCTACTTCAGCCAGAACTCCGGCCCCCAGGACTTCTGGTTCAACCAGCCCCCTCCGGAGTCAGCGTATCACCAGATGGGAGCTGGagctggtcctggttctggtcttGGCTTAACCAGGCCCGACTCGGCCGGATCCCACCATGGAGCCCCCCCCGGCCCGGCCCTCCACACCCAGGACTCTGGCACCATCTCCATGTTCTTCAAAGGCAATGACGTGGAGAATGAGGAGACCCTGGCTGGAGAAGGACAGGCTGTGAACGGCATTCAGGGTCTTCCCGGAGGtcaccaacaacaacagcacccaccccctcaccctgctccaggTCCGGAGGTCCCCCTGGGCTACCGTGGACCTCCACCGCATGCCGACCCCTCAGTGCCCTACATGAACGACGGCAACTACGCGGCACCGATGAATCCCCACGCCCACCAGCCCACGGAGGCCCAGTTTGACCATGTGGAGAACCTGGAATGTGTCCCCAACCAGGAGGTCCTGCCCAGTGAGCCCCTGAGCATCCCAGCCGCCCAGGGAGGAGACCGCCCTAACCTGGAGACCCCTGACTCTGTAGCCCGGCCCATGAGGTCCGCCAGTGTGTCTTCCAGCTACAGCAACGTAAGCCACGGGAGTGGAACCGGCCCTGGTCCACGCCGACACCAAGGGATGGTGGGCACCTTTATCCAACAGGAAAGCCCTCGGCCCTCTGACGATGCCCTTTCGTCTGCAGCCGCTGGCGGGTACTTTGAGCAGATCGATACCTCGCCTGCTGGAGACTTGGCAGGGTCTCACCACCAGAGCCCCCAGGAGAGGATGTATCACAGCCAGActcccacccccagcccacccAAGCCCACAGGCATCTTCCAGGCCAGTGCTAACAGCTCCTTTGAGCCTGTGAGGTCCCACAGCGTAGGGGTGCGGCCCGCTGAGGTAGACCGGGCGAGGATGGTGGCGGAGAAGGGGACGGATGCAGTACCTGGCAATCTGGAACAGCCACCCGACAACCTGGAGAATGTTTACGGAGCTGGAGCAGTgcttggtcctggtcctggccctggtgCTGGACCAGGGGCTGGGCTTCCCCTTCTCACACACCCCCTGGGTCTCCCCCACTCGCGGCCCTCGTCCCGGGCCCACGTGGCCCAGCGGCCCTGTGAGAGCCCAGCCACCACTCTCTGGGCCCAGCACGACCCCGCCAGCCTGGGGGCCAACATCCTCCTCGCCCCAGCTGCTCCACCAGTGCTCACCCCTCTCAGGGAGCCCAGCTCTGAGGTCATTCAGCCCCCGGAGGATGGCCCCCTGGACCTTCAGCCTCCACAGCGCGCCTCTGAGAACATGGAGAATCCCCCCAAGGTGAGTGAGGGGCTGCTGCCGGAGGCCCCGGCCCACATGGGCTACGCCTCCCTCCTGGTGGAAgactccctccaccagcccatTCTGATCGCCCCGCCGGCATTCAATTACAGTGTCATTGCACCTCAAGCAACCAATCTGAGCAGCCCCAGGGAGACCACGCCTCCTGTGAGACCGCCCTCGCAGCCACCCGTGGCCAATCCTCCGCCAATTGGTCCCCTTCCCTTGACGTCCAATCCTAACCCGCTTTTTGCTCTTCCACCAATGAGCTTCGGTTCTGCCCCTATAGGACAAAACCCCCTCAATCTGGCTAAAGACAGCAGGGATGGGGTTAAACAAGAGAACACCCCCCCATTGCCTCAAtaccgcccccctctctccaggggcCAATCAGTGAGTGGGGACAGCCACGCTTCTCTTCCTGTTAATtcacatgctcctcctcctgccacaACCGTTGCCGCCTCCACCAATCATAATCAACCGTCAAATTTTGAGCTGCTTGATTTCTCTATGCACCAATCGCAGATCCCGAACCAAGCCACaggccctcctcccaccccacagGGCCCGCCCTTGGCCAGTAACGCCCCAGGGTTTTACCTGCAGGTGACCAAAGACGCCCAGCAGGGGGTGCGAAGTGAGCGGAGTGCCCCTCCAGCACTTGCCCCCGAACCTGTTCCGTCCCCAGCGGCCCCAAGCATCCAGCAGCCGGTCCAGGAGCCCCTTAAGGTCCCTGAACCCCAGCCAGCTCCCCAGGGCCAGGGAGATGCCGCTTTAGCCCTGACCCCTGGAGCTCCACCACCCCTACAGAGGCAGCACCCACCCCCAGCACAGGGGCCTCCCGTGGGGAATGGACCTCCAACCACTGCTGCTTACCCGCCTGGACCTCCGGGACAGGTGCCTCCAGTCATCCCCCAGCAACAACCAGGGCCTCCACAGCCAGGCACCCAGCCGGCACCCACCGATCCCCCGCGACCGCCATCCTCCCTGGGGAGCCAGCACGGCTACggccccctgcctccagtccCCGGGCAGGTGTATGGAGGGTACTATGGGGGGACCTATCCAGAGTATCCAGATGGTAGAGCCCCCTATCCCCCAGGGCAGTACCCACCCCCACCTGTGGACCCCAGAGCACAGCAGTATTACCCG GACGACCCTTACAGGCGAGCGGACCCTCGCTACCCCAGGTATGAGGGACCCAACCCAGCCTACCGAGACCCAGGGTACCAGTACCGCGAGCCCCAGGTGGAGCGGCCCAGCTCCAGGACCAGCCAGTACTCAGACAGACCCTCCTCCCG GCAAGGTTACCCTGAGGACTATCAGAGAGCAAACCGAAGTGCCTACGAGGATTACTATGCAGAGTACTACAAGAAACAGTACGAGTATGGAG ATCGCAGCAGGTGGGAAGGCTACAACGCAGCTGGAGCGTATGACCCCCGTTACCACGGTTACTACGACCAGTCGTACTGGTACAACTACGACCCAGAGGCCTACAGGGCCAGAGACCCCTACTACCAACAGACTCAGCCGCAGCTGCAGCCGCAGCCGCCGCTGCAGCCGCAGCAACAACTGCAGCCGCAGCCGCCGCTGCAGCCACCGCAGCAGCCGCCGTACCCTGCCAG gagagagggctACGACGACCCGTGGCGCTACTACCCCGGGTACGACTCCAGCTTCGACGACGATTACCGCCGCCAGCGGGACGCTTACGGCGAGGAGTTCGACCGGCGCAGTTTGCACAGCGAGCAGTCGGCCCACAGCGTCCACAGCTCTCACAGCCACCACAGCCGACGCAGCAGCTTCAGCTCCAGATCCcaacag agCCAGGTGTACCGTAGCCAGCCAGACCTGGTGGCTGCAGCCTACGacgccacctcctccaccctggctGTGGACTACTCCTACGCCCAGTACCCGGACCAGGCCGACGCCACCCAGAATTACGGGCAGTACCCCTACCCGGGCGACTACGCCGCAGACGGCACCTGGACCGCCACGGAGCAGC ctCCCCCTCGCCCCGTGACTCCAGAGAAGTACTCCGTACCCCATCGCTGCGCCCGCTTTGGCCCCGGGGGTCAGCTGATCCAGGTCCTGCCCAACCTCCCCTCTGCCGGCCAACCAGCGCTGGTGGAGATCCACAACATGGAG acCATGCTGCAGGACACCCCAGACCAGGCTGAGCTGCGCACCTtccctggtcctctggtcag ggAGGAGACCCACAAGGTGGACGTCATCAAGTTCGCCCACAACAAGGCAATGGAGTGTTCCCGTAGCAACGACCTGGTGGACAAGGACTCGGCCTGCCTGCTGTGGGACTTCATAGTGCTGCTCTGCCGGCAgaacggg ACCGTGGTGGGCACAGACATCGCTGACCTGCTGCTGAAGGAGCACCGCTCCGTCTGGTTGCCGGGGAAGTCTCCCAACGAGGCCAACCTGATCGACTTCAACAACGAGCCCCTGGCGCGCGCCGAGGAGGAGCCGGGGGCGGGGCCTCTGTCGCTGCTGTCGGACACCTTCATGACCGTCCCGGAGAACATTGGCAAGGAGACGGAGCGCTTCAGGGAGCTGCTGCTGTTCGGACGCAAGAAG GATGCCCTGGAGGCAGCTATGAAGGTGGGCCTGTGGGGCCACGCCCTGCTGTTAGCCAGTAAGATGGACAACAGGACCCACGCCCGCGTCATGACCAG GTTTGCCAACAGCCTTCCGATCAACGACCCTCTCCAGACCGTCTACCAGCTCATGTCTGGCAGGATGCCCGCCTCTGCCACG TGTTGTGGGGATGAGAAGTGGGGTGACTGGCGCCCTCATCTGGCCATGGTGCTGTCTAACCTCACGCACACCCTGGACCTGGACACacgcaccatcaccaccatggGAGACACTctgg CCTCCAAGGGTCTGTTTGATGCGGCTCACTTCTGCTACCTGATGGCCCAGGTGGGGCTGGGCGTGTTCACCAAGAAGAGCACCAAGATGGTCCTGGTCGGATCCAACCACAG cctgtccTTCTACCAGTTTGCCACCAACGAGGCCATCCAGAGGACGGAGTCCTACGAGTACGCCCAGTCTCTGGGCTCCCAGCCCGTCTCTCTGCCAAACTTCCAG gtGTTCAAGCTGGTGTATGCGTGTCGGCTGGCGGAGGCCGGGCTGTGTGCTCAGGCCTTCCACTACTGTGAGGTCATCTCCAGGAGCGTGCTCATGCAGCCCTCCTACCACTCCCTAGTGTTCATCAGCCAGCTCATAcag ATGTCTGAGAGGCTGCGGTTCTTCGACCCCCAGCTGAAGGAGAGACCTGAGCAGGAGCTCTTCAACGAGCCAGACTGGCTCATTCACCTCCGCCAGCTGGATGGACAGatcagg ACGGGGGTGATAGCCTACAACGCAGACAGGGCCACTCCTCAGCCGTATGACTGCAGCACCCCCAGCTCTGAGTTGGACCAGGCCAGCCCTTCAGAGCCGTATGCCCCACCCCTAGAGATGGATGGCCCCGCCCCCAACAACCCTCTGATGTCATCGCTCCTGCCCGGGCCGCCTCCCCAAG CTCCCCCTAACATCCTCCAGGATGGCATGAtctcccagcctcagtcctccgGCGAGGGGATCCAGCTGTACCcggctgccccctccctccctggcccaACGGGTCCGATCCCCATCCCGGGCTACCCTCCACAGGCTCACGGCTTCGCAGCCCCCTACCAGCACCAACCGtccccccagcagcacctgcccccccagcagcacctgcccccccagcagcacctgcccccccagcagcacctgcccccccagcagcacctgcccccccagcagcaccttcccccccagcagcaccttcccccccagcagcacatgCTCCCCGACCAACCAGAGATGTACCCCGGACAGCAGATGGGACCCCCCCAGATGGGTCAGCCCCCGCCCACCCAGATGCAGCACCCCCCTCCACAGCAGCAGCCCCagatcccccctcctcacatgtACCCTGGAGAGCtgtccatgccccccccccaggacctgCAGCAGCCCTGCCCCATGCCGGCCTCCCCCGTCAGGAACAACTTCACCCCTCAGATGGACTTCTACGACCAGATGGCTCACATG ggcccAGGGAGGAGGTCCAGGACGACTTCCCAGTCCTCAATGCACATG ggcccccccggACGGCGTTCTCGCACCGTCTCCGAGTCCTCCACTCACTCGGGGGGCCGAGAGAGGAGCAATTCAGCCGTCAAGCAgtcgtccccccctcctccctccatcccggaGCAGCCCCGCAAGGTGGAACCCAAGAAGCCCAAGAAGGACTCTCCCAAAAAG ggaggaggaggtggtggtggtggtggctggCTCAACTGGCTCTATAGGAAAGGGAAGAATGAGGCCCACCTGCCGGATGACAAGAACAAGTCT aTCGTTTGGGACGAGGACAAGCAGAAGTGGGTGAACAATGAGGagcctgaggaggag AGCaagcccccacctccccctccttctggcttccccaagaTGGCGCCCATGGCCGGGCCTCCTGGAGGACCCGGGGCGCTCCCCGGTGGAGGTCCACCTGTCAACATGTTCTCCAGGAgagcag gcACTAAGAGCCGCTACGTGGACGTGATGAACCCGGGAGGCAGATCCGGCCCCAAGCCCGGAGGCTCCATTCCTGCCCCGGCCGACCTCTTTGCCCCCCTGGCGCCCATGCCCATGCCAGCCAACCTGTTTGTGCCTGGAGCAG cttcagAGGAGCAGCAGCCGATGGAGGGCAGTGTCCCAGAGATGGGGTCGAGTCAGGAGCAGGGAGCTCCCAACCCCAGTGCTGTCCCTCAg ATGTTCAACCCCACACTGTTGCCCCCGGGTCCAGAGGGGCCGCCCATGCTTGAAGGAACACGGTCAGGGGAG CTCTCACGCTCTAGCTCAATGAGTTCTTTATCACGAGAAGTGAGTCAGCATTTAAACCAG GCACCCCCTGCCCAAGGAGCTCCTCCCTCTGGAGGCGTGACCTTCTATAACCCCGCCCAGTTTGCACAG gcGAGCGCTCCGTCgggagcagggagacagaggttGGGTCGGctgggaggccagagagagtACCCAACACTTAAGTAG